The Coffea arabica cultivar ET-39 chromosome 4e, Coffea Arabica ET-39 HiFi, whole genome shotgun sequence genome includes a window with the following:
- the LOC113742016 gene encoding uncharacterized protein isoform X3 — MAAVKRELEDPLEEEYGPLNKRSKHSSSLQQGTGEVGGFPVAPPAQYNPLDEPSPLGLRLRKSPSLLELIQMRLSQANSPKGASSSKKELKGAAASGSSEKLKASNFPATILRIGTWEYKSRYEGDLVAKCYFAKHKLVWEVLDGGLKNKIEIQWSDIMALKGNYPDDGPGTLDVVLARQPLFFRETNPQPRKHTLWQATSDFTGGQASIQRRHFLQCPQGLLGKHFEKLIQCDPRLNFLSKQGEITLDSPYFEPRISVFDDPSENKAAFDLNNHESPTFFNLRDAASPSGGQSSSSRNEQDTVSRPRESIRHETPSPSSVMDTHVIEEIKNSGGEQWKELSSWHQIRVPGLHSSMSMSDLVSHLENRISEQRTSDNFILSSDERQGLEILEEINRCLFSDSQYVPASDEKSLMSRVNSLCCLLQKDPMTGQILPSKSESISDVLVMDKRIDDSSFTLQASGSNIDEKSAVAEGEMEDILGCKQPPPMSRKDSVGDLLLNLPRIASLPQFLFNISEDVDNQAR, encoded by the exons ATGGCGGCAGTGAAGAGGGAACTTGAAGACCCTTTGGAAGAAGAATATGGCCCTCTTAATAAGCGATCCAAACACTCTTCTTCGCTTCAA CAGGGAACTGGGGAAGTGGGTGGCTTTCCAGTGGCACCGCCGGCTCAGTATAACCCATTAGACGAGCCGAGTCCATTGGGATTGAGGCTGAGGAAAAGTCCTTCCCTTTTGGAATTGATCCAAATGAGGCTTTCTCAAGCTAATTCACCTAAGGGTGCAAGTTCCAGTAAAAAAGAGCTTAAAGGGGCCGCTGCTTCTGGTTCCTCTGAGAAGCTCAAGGCCTCAAATTTTCCAGCAACGATTCTGCGAATTGGGACCTGGGAG TATAAGTCAAGATATGAAGGGGATTTGGTAGCAAAGTGTTATTTTGCAAAGCATAAGCTTGTATGGGAGGTTCTTGATGGCGGGCTCAAGAATAAGATTGAAATTCAATGGTCTGATATAATGGCTTTGAAGGGGAATTATCCTGATGATGGACCGGGGACTTTGGATGTAGTG CTTGCAAGACAACCTCTTTTCTTTAGGGAGACAAATCCACAGCCTAGGAAGCATACCCTGTGGCAGGCAACATCTGATTTTACTGGGGGTCAGGCCAGCATACAAAG GCGTCATTTTCTGCAGTGTCCACAAGGCTTGTTGGGAAAGCATTTCGAAAAGCTTATTCAATGTGATCCTCGTCTTAACTTCCTGAGTAAACAAGGAGAGATAACGTTGGATTCTCCATATTTTGAACCCAGAATCTCTGTGTTTGATGacccaagtgaaaacaaagctGCATTTGATTTGAACAATCATGAGAGTCCCACTTTCTTCAACCTGAGGGATGCAGCATCACCATCAGGTGGTCAATCATCTTCTTCGAGGAATGAACAAGACACTGTTAGTAGACCTCGAGAATCTATTAGACATGAAACACCATCACCCAGCTCAG TAATGGATACGCATGTaattgaagaaataaaaaatagtgGAGGAGAGCAATGGAAGGAACTTAGCAGCTGGCATCAGATCAGAGTACCGGGGTTGCATTCTTCTATGTCTATGAGTGATCTTGTGAGCCATCTTGAAAATCGGATATCAGAGCAGAGGACATCTGACAATTTCATCCTCTCAAGTGACGAACGACAAGGGCTGGAGATCCTGGAAGAAATTAACCGATGTTTGTTTAGTGACTCTCAATACGTGCCAGCTTCTGATGAAAAGTCTCTCATGTCAAGGGTCAATTCTCTGTGCTGTCTTCTGCAGAAAGACCCTATGACAGGCCAAATATTGCCATCTAAAAGTGAGAGCATTTCTGATGTGTTGGTGATGGATAAGAGAATAGATGATTCAAGCTTTACTTTACAGGCCAGTGGAAGCAACATCGATGAAAAGTCTGCCGTAGCTGAGGGGGAAATGGAAGATATCTTAGGGTGCAAGCAGCCTCCTCCTATGTCTAGAAAGGACTCTGTTGGGGACTTGCTGCTAAATCTTCCAAGGATAGCATCTCTGCCTCAGTTCTTATTCAACATCTCAGAAGATGTTGACAATCAAGCTCGGTAG
- the LOC113742016 gene encoding uncharacterized protein isoform X1 has product MVQATKSGELQRGEMAAVKRELEDPLEEEYGPLNKRSKHSSSLQQGTGEVGGFPVAPPAQYNPLDEPSPLGLRLRKSPSLLELIQMRLSQANSPKGASSSKKELKGAAASGSSEKLKASNFPATILRIGTWEYKSRYEGDLVAKCYFAKHKLVWEVLDGGLKNKIEIQWSDIMALKGNYPDDGPGTLDVVLARQPLFFRETNPQPRKHTLWQATSDFTGGQASIQRRHFLQCPQGLLGKHFEKLIQCDPRLNFLSKQGEITLDSPYFEPRISVFDDPSENKAAFDLNNHESPTFFNLRDAASPSGGQSSSSRNEQDTVSRPRESIRHETPSPSSVMDTHVIEEIKNSGGEQWKELSSWHQIRVPGLHSSMSMSDLVSHLENRISEQRTSDNFILSSDERQGLEILEEINRCLFSDSQYVPASDEKSLMSRVNSLCCLLQKDPMTGQILPSKSESISDVLVMDKRIDDSSFTLQASGSNIDEKSAVAEGEMEDILGCKQPPPMSRKDSVGDLLLNLPRIASLPQFLFNISEDVDNQAR; this is encoded by the exons ATGGTTCAGGCGACGAAAAGCGGCGAGTTGCAGAGAGGGGAAATGGCGGCAGTGAAGAGGGAACTTGAAGACCCTTTGGAAGAAGAATATGGCCCTCTTAATAAGCGATCCAAACACTCTTCTTCGCTTCAA CAGGGAACTGGGGAAGTGGGTGGCTTTCCAGTGGCACCGCCGGCTCAGTATAACCCATTAGACGAGCCGAGTCCATTGGGATTGAGGCTGAGGAAAAGTCCTTCCCTTTTGGAATTGATCCAAATGAGGCTTTCTCAAGCTAATTCACCTAAGGGTGCAAGTTCCAGTAAAAAAGAGCTTAAAGGGGCCGCTGCTTCTGGTTCCTCTGAGAAGCTCAAGGCCTCAAATTTTCCAGCAACGATTCTGCGAATTGGGACCTGGGAG TATAAGTCAAGATATGAAGGGGATTTGGTAGCAAAGTGTTATTTTGCAAAGCATAAGCTTGTATGGGAGGTTCTTGATGGCGGGCTCAAGAATAAGATTGAAATTCAATGGTCTGATATAATGGCTTTGAAGGGGAATTATCCTGATGATGGACCGGGGACTTTGGATGTAGTG CTTGCAAGACAACCTCTTTTCTTTAGGGAGACAAATCCACAGCCTAGGAAGCATACCCTGTGGCAGGCAACATCTGATTTTACTGGGGGTCAGGCCAGCATACAAAG GCGTCATTTTCTGCAGTGTCCACAAGGCTTGTTGGGAAAGCATTTCGAAAAGCTTATTCAATGTGATCCTCGTCTTAACTTCCTGAGTAAACAAGGAGAGATAACGTTGGATTCTCCATATTTTGAACCCAGAATCTCTGTGTTTGATGacccaagtgaaaacaaagctGCATTTGATTTGAACAATCATGAGAGTCCCACTTTCTTCAACCTGAGGGATGCAGCATCACCATCAGGTGGTCAATCATCTTCTTCGAGGAATGAACAAGACACTGTTAGTAGACCTCGAGAATCTATTAGACATGAAACACCATCACCCAGCTCAG TAATGGATACGCATGTaattgaagaaataaaaaatagtgGAGGAGAGCAATGGAAGGAACTTAGCAGCTGGCATCAGATCAGAGTACCGGGGTTGCATTCTTCTATGTCTATGAGTGATCTTGTGAGCCATCTTGAAAATCGGATATCAGAGCAGAGGACATCTGACAATTTCATCCTCTCAAGTGACGAACGACAAGGGCTGGAGATCCTGGAAGAAATTAACCGATGTTTGTTTAGTGACTCTCAATACGTGCCAGCTTCTGATGAAAAGTCTCTCATGTCAAGGGTCAATTCTCTGTGCTGTCTTCTGCAGAAAGACCCTATGACAGGCCAAATATTGCCATCTAAAAGTGAGAGCATTTCTGATGTGTTGGTGATGGATAAGAGAATAGATGATTCAAGCTTTACTTTACAGGCCAGTGGAAGCAACATCGATGAAAAGTCTGCCGTAGCTGAGGGGGAAATGGAAGATATCTTAGGGTGCAAGCAGCCTCCTCCTATGTCTAGAAAGGACTCTGTTGGGGACTTGCTGCTAAATCTTCCAAGGATAGCATCTCTGCCTCAGTTCTTATTCAACATCTCAGAAGATGTTGACAATCAAGCTCGGTAG
- the LOC113742016 gene encoding uncharacterized protein isoform X4, translated as MAAVKRELEDPLEEEYGPLNKRSKHSSSLQGTGEVGGFPVAPPAQYNPLDEPSPLGLRLRKSPSLLELIQMRLSQANSPKGASSSKKELKGAAASGSSEKLKASNFPATILRIGTWEYKSRYEGDLVAKCYFAKHKLVWEVLDGGLKNKIEIQWSDIMALKGNYPDDGPGTLDVVLARQPLFFRETNPQPRKHTLWQATSDFTGGQASIQRRHFLQCPQGLLGKHFEKLIQCDPRLNFLSKQGEITLDSPYFEPRISVFDDPSENKAAFDLNNHESPTFFNLRDAASPSGGQSSSSRNEQDTVSRPRESIRHETPSPSSVMDTHVIEEIKNSGGEQWKELSSWHQIRVPGLHSSMSMSDLVSHLENRISEQRTSDNFILSSDERQGLEILEEINRCLFSDSQYVPASDEKSLMSRVNSLCCLLQKDPMTGQILPSKSESISDVLVMDKRIDDSSFTLQASGSNIDEKSAVAEGEMEDILGCKQPPPMSRKDSVGDLLLNLPRIASLPQFLFNISEDVDNQAR; from the exons ATGGCGGCAGTGAAGAGGGAACTTGAAGACCCTTTGGAAGAAGAATATGGCCCTCTTAATAAGCGATCCAAACACTCTTCTTCGCTTCAA GGAACTGGGGAAGTGGGTGGCTTTCCAGTGGCACCGCCGGCTCAGTATAACCCATTAGACGAGCCGAGTCCATTGGGATTGAGGCTGAGGAAAAGTCCTTCCCTTTTGGAATTGATCCAAATGAGGCTTTCTCAAGCTAATTCACCTAAGGGTGCAAGTTCCAGTAAAAAAGAGCTTAAAGGGGCCGCTGCTTCTGGTTCCTCTGAGAAGCTCAAGGCCTCAAATTTTCCAGCAACGATTCTGCGAATTGGGACCTGGGAG TATAAGTCAAGATATGAAGGGGATTTGGTAGCAAAGTGTTATTTTGCAAAGCATAAGCTTGTATGGGAGGTTCTTGATGGCGGGCTCAAGAATAAGATTGAAATTCAATGGTCTGATATAATGGCTTTGAAGGGGAATTATCCTGATGATGGACCGGGGACTTTGGATGTAGTG CTTGCAAGACAACCTCTTTTCTTTAGGGAGACAAATCCACAGCCTAGGAAGCATACCCTGTGGCAGGCAACATCTGATTTTACTGGGGGTCAGGCCAGCATACAAAG GCGTCATTTTCTGCAGTGTCCACAAGGCTTGTTGGGAAAGCATTTCGAAAAGCTTATTCAATGTGATCCTCGTCTTAACTTCCTGAGTAAACAAGGAGAGATAACGTTGGATTCTCCATATTTTGAACCCAGAATCTCTGTGTTTGATGacccaagtgaaaacaaagctGCATTTGATTTGAACAATCATGAGAGTCCCACTTTCTTCAACCTGAGGGATGCAGCATCACCATCAGGTGGTCAATCATCTTCTTCGAGGAATGAACAAGACACTGTTAGTAGACCTCGAGAATCTATTAGACATGAAACACCATCACCCAGCTCAG TAATGGATACGCATGTaattgaagaaataaaaaatagtgGAGGAGAGCAATGGAAGGAACTTAGCAGCTGGCATCAGATCAGAGTACCGGGGTTGCATTCTTCTATGTCTATGAGTGATCTTGTGAGCCATCTTGAAAATCGGATATCAGAGCAGAGGACATCTGACAATTTCATCCTCTCAAGTGACGAACGACAAGGGCTGGAGATCCTGGAAGAAATTAACCGATGTTTGTTTAGTGACTCTCAATACGTGCCAGCTTCTGATGAAAAGTCTCTCATGTCAAGGGTCAATTCTCTGTGCTGTCTTCTGCAGAAAGACCCTATGACAGGCCAAATATTGCCATCTAAAAGTGAGAGCATTTCTGATGTGTTGGTGATGGATAAGAGAATAGATGATTCAAGCTTTACTTTACAGGCCAGTGGAAGCAACATCGATGAAAAGTCTGCCGTAGCTGAGGGGGAAATGGAAGATATCTTAGGGTGCAAGCAGCCTCCTCCTATGTCTAGAAAGGACTCTGTTGGGGACTTGCTGCTAAATCTTCCAAGGATAGCATCTCTGCCTCAGTTCTTATTCAACATCTCAGAAGATGTTGACAATCAAGCTCGGTAG
- the LOC113742016 gene encoding uncharacterized protein isoform X2 yields the protein MVQATKSGELQRGEMAAVKRELEDPLEEEYGPLNKRSKHSSSLQGTGEVGGFPVAPPAQYNPLDEPSPLGLRLRKSPSLLELIQMRLSQANSPKGASSSKKELKGAAASGSSEKLKASNFPATILRIGTWEYKSRYEGDLVAKCYFAKHKLVWEVLDGGLKNKIEIQWSDIMALKGNYPDDGPGTLDVVLARQPLFFRETNPQPRKHTLWQATSDFTGGQASIQRRHFLQCPQGLLGKHFEKLIQCDPRLNFLSKQGEITLDSPYFEPRISVFDDPSENKAAFDLNNHESPTFFNLRDAASPSGGQSSSSRNEQDTVSRPRESIRHETPSPSSVMDTHVIEEIKNSGGEQWKELSSWHQIRVPGLHSSMSMSDLVSHLENRISEQRTSDNFILSSDERQGLEILEEINRCLFSDSQYVPASDEKSLMSRVNSLCCLLQKDPMTGQILPSKSESISDVLVMDKRIDDSSFTLQASGSNIDEKSAVAEGEMEDILGCKQPPPMSRKDSVGDLLLNLPRIASLPQFLFNISEDVDNQAR from the exons ATGGTTCAGGCGACGAAAAGCGGCGAGTTGCAGAGAGGGGAAATGGCGGCAGTGAAGAGGGAACTTGAAGACCCTTTGGAAGAAGAATATGGCCCTCTTAATAAGCGATCCAAACACTCTTCTTCGCTTCAA GGAACTGGGGAAGTGGGTGGCTTTCCAGTGGCACCGCCGGCTCAGTATAACCCATTAGACGAGCCGAGTCCATTGGGATTGAGGCTGAGGAAAAGTCCTTCCCTTTTGGAATTGATCCAAATGAGGCTTTCTCAAGCTAATTCACCTAAGGGTGCAAGTTCCAGTAAAAAAGAGCTTAAAGGGGCCGCTGCTTCTGGTTCCTCTGAGAAGCTCAAGGCCTCAAATTTTCCAGCAACGATTCTGCGAATTGGGACCTGGGAG TATAAGTCAAGATATGAAGGGGATTTGGTAGCAAAGTGTTATTTTGCAAAGCATAAGCTTGTATGGGAGGTTCTTGATGGCGGGCTCAAGAATAAGATTGAAATTCAATGGTCTGATATAATGGCTTTGAAGGGGAATTATCCTGATGATGGACCGGGGACTTTGGATGTAGTG CTTGCAAGACAACCTCTTTTCTTTAGGGAGACAAATCCACAGCCTAGGAAGCATACCCTGTGGCAGGCAACATCTGATTTTACTGGGGGTCAGGCCAGCATACAAAG GCGTCATTTTCTGCAGTGTCCACAAGGCTTGTTGGGAAAGCATTTCGAAAAGCTTATTCAATGTGATCCTCGTCTTAACTTCCTGAGTAAACAAGGAGAGATAACGTTGGATTCTCCATATTTTGAACCCAGAATCTCTGTGTTTGATGacccaagtgaaaacaaagctGCATTTGATTTGAACAATCATGAGAGTCCCACTTTCTTCAACCTGAGGGATGCAGCATCACCATCAGGTGGTCAATCATCTTCTTCGAGGAATGAACAAGACACTGTTAGTAGACCTCGAGAATCTATTAGACATGAAACACCATCACCCAGCTCAG TAATGGATACGCATGTaattgaagaaataaaaaatagtgGAGGAGAGCAATGGAAGGAACTTAGCAGCTGGCATCAGATCAGAGTACCGGGGTTGCATTCTTCTATGTCTATGAGTGATCTTGTGAGCCATCTTGAAAATCGGATATCAGAGCAGAGGACATCTGACAATTTCATCCTCTCAAGTGACGAACGACAAGGGCTGGAGATCCTGGAAGAAATTAACCGATGTTTGTTTAGTGACTCTCAATACGTGCCAGCTTCTGATGAAAAGTCTCTCATGTCAAGGGTCAATTCTCTGTGCTGTCTTCTGCAGAAAGACCCTATGACAGGCCAAATATTGCCATCTAAAAGTGAGAGCATTTCTGATGTGTTGGTGATGGATAAGAGAATAGATGATTCAAGCTTTACTTTACAGGCCAGTGGAAGCAACATCGATGAAAAGTCTGCCGTAGCTGAGGGGGAAATGGAAGATATCTTAGGGTGCAAGCAGCCTCCTCCTATGTCTAGAAAGGACTCTGTTGGGGACTTGCTGCTAAATCTTCCAAGGATAGCATCTCTGCCTCAGTTCTTATTCAACATCTCAGAAGATGTTGACAATCAAGCTCGGTAG